The following are from one region of the Nicotiana tomentosiformis chromosome 7, ASM39032v3, whole genome shotgun sequence genome:
- the LOC104087801 gene encoding fasciclin-like arabinogalactan protein 21, whose protein sequence is MASSGCQGLFFVVLSIILAFTAITTSMHSRISTNNSNSSHQFTKHALTMNASKALRNQGFNILATLLQISPEIFLSTPQSTIFAVQDSAIAKLSVPSWAMKQLLQYHTSPYNLSFQELLKKSQGSCLTTLLSKKYIAITKTDYKQNSVEINNVLVSHPDLFLEESISIHGVTGAFSELDFHGMDQHGDVIRSPICEDQISSASTNDFKNLVDWPRIIKLLSSKGYVSFAIELHSVLDGIIQDSANLSYVTIFAPPNLGFLSSPSPLLERIVRLHILPQRYTYTELAFLPDSSPLKTLVPGLNVTISKSNVSRILTIDGVEITAPDIFVYKTFIIHGISRAFELKELSISFR, encoded by the coding sequence ATGGCTAGTTCTGGTTGTCAAGGCCTATTCTTTGTAGTTCTCTCCATAATTCTTGCTTTTACAGCAATCACCACAAGCATGCATTCAAGAATATCAACCAACAACTCAAACTCATCTCACCAATTCACCAAACACGCCCTTACAATGAATGCTTCTAAAGCTCTTCGAAATCAAGGTTTCAATATCTTAGCTACTCTCCTTCAAATCTCCCCTGAAATCTTCCTCTCCACTCCTCAATCCACCATTTTTGCCGTTCAAGATTCCGCCATTGCCAAGCTCTCTGTCCCTTCTTGGGCAATGAAACAGCTCCTTCAGTACCACACTTCCCCTTACAATCTCTCTTTTCAAGAACTGTTGAAAAAATCCCAAGGAAGTTGCTTAACAACACTTTTATCTAAAAAATACATTGCTATCACAAAAACTGATTATAAACAGAACTCTGTTGAGATTAACAATGTGTTAGTTTCTCATCCTGATTTGTTTCTTGAAGAAAGTATCTCAATACATGGAGTTACTGGAGCTTTTTCTGAGTTAGATTTTCATGGAATGGACCAACACGGAGACGTTATTCGATCACCTATTTGTGAAGATCAGATATCAAGTGCAAGCACAAATGATTTCAAGAACTTGGTTGATTGGCCAAGAATCATTAAGTTACTCAGCTCCAAAGGATATGTTTCCTTTGCAATTGAGTTGCATTCTGTTCTTGATGGGATTATTCAAGATTCTGCAAATTTAAGCTATGTAACAATCTTTGCTCCACCAAATTTGGGATTTTTATCATCCCCTTCACCTTTGCTAGAAAGAATTGTAAGGCTTCATATATTGCCCCAGAGGTACACTTACACGGAATTAGCTTTCTTGCCTGACAGTTCACCCCTAAAGACATTGGTTCCAGGCCTAAATGTTACTATTTCTAAGAGCAATGTTTCGCGTATCTTGACCATTGATGGCGTGGAGATTACAGCGCCAGATATTTTCGTGTACAAGACGTTCATCATCCATGGAATTTCTCGGGCTTTTGAGTTGAAGGAGCTATCCATTTCATTCAGATAA